The following are from one region of the Francisella opportunistica genome:
- a CDS encoding ATP-binding protein: protein MKFYNRESELAILSKADMLKSKQSVMTMLIGRRRIGKTTLALHSYTKDKVLYLFVSKKVEALLCQDFCEEIVNKLGIKIFGELTRFEDIFEYLLELGKTQSFTIVIDEFQEFLRINPSIYSSMQKLWDLNKNTSKIHLITCGSIYHLMKKIYEDSSEPLFGRCDFKIELKPFSPSVLKEILQDNQSYTTDNMLDFYSLTGGVAKYIELFSLYNSFELRSMIDVIIEPNSIFLSEGKNRLIEEFGKDYGTYFSILSLIAESKTSRPEIESILQSNISGHLHRLEHDYSIIRSIKPINAKPNSKVQKYEIVDIFLAFWFRFIFKYQSLVEAENFLKLKEIIYRDISIFKGKVLERLFVEIFKDTQIYTKIGSYWERGNKNEIDIVAIDDIDRKILICEVKLNENKLALNKLILKSQKLVNQYNDYKIDYQLLSLKDIDNFLLYL, encoded by the coding sequence ATGAAATTCTATAATCGAGAAAGCGAACTAGCCATTTTATCAAAAGCAGACATGCTTAAGTCTAAGCAATCTGTAATGACTATGCTTATTGGTAGGCGTAGGATAGGCAAGACTACACTAGCGTTACATAGCTATACAAAAGATAAGGTTTTATATTTATTCGTATCAAAGAAGGTTGAAGCTTTATTATGCCAAGATTTTTGTGAGGAAATTGTAAACAAGCTAGGTATTAAAATCTTTGGTGAATTAACAAGGTTTGAAGATATTTTTGAGTACCTTTTAGAGTTGGGTAAAACACAGTCTTTTACAATTGTTATTGATGAATTTCAGGAATTTCTTAGGATTAATCCTAGTATATATTCGAGTATGCAGAAGCTTTGGGATTTGAATAAAAATACTTCAAAAATTCACTTGATAACATGTGGCTCTATATATCATCTTATGAAAAAAATATATGAAGATAGTAGTGAGCCATTATTTGGGCGTTGTGATTTTAAAATAGAGTTAAAACCATTTAGTCCAAGTGTATTAAAGGAAATATTACAAGATAATCAGAGTTACACTACTGATAATATGCTTGATTTTTATTCTTTAACTGGTGGAGTGGCAAAATATATAGAGCTTTTCAGTTTATACAATAGTTTTGAACTGCGATCAATGATAGACGTTATTATAGAACCAAACTCGATATTTTTAAGCGAGGGAAAAAATCGATTAATAGAAGAGTTCGGAAAAGATTATGGTACTTATTTTTCAATACTTAGCTTAATAGCGGAATCTAAAACCTCTCGACCTGAGATAGAGTCTATTTTACAAAGTAATATTTCTGGTCATTTACATCGCTTAGAGCACGATTATTCTATCATTAGATCTATAAAACCTATTAATGCAAAGCCAAATTCAAAAGTACAAAAATATGAGATTGTTGATATATTTTTAGCCTTTTGGTTTAGGTTTATATTTAAATATCAGTCCTTAGTTGAAGCTGAAAACTTTTTAAAATTAAAAGAGATAATTTATAGGGATATATCGATATTTAAAGGAAAAGTTTTAGAAAGACTGTTTGTTGAGATATTTAAAGACACTCAAATTTACACAAAAATAGGTTCATACTGGGAAAGAGGCAATAAAAATGAGATAGATATAGTTGCTATAGATGATATTGATAGAAAAATATTAATATGCGAAGTTAAGCTTAATGAAAATAAATTAGCTCTTAACAAGTTAATATTAAAATCTCAGAAACTAGTTAATCAGTATAATGATTATAAGATAGATTACCAGTTATTATCACTTAAGGATATTGATAATTTCCTACTCTATTTATAG